The following nucleotide sequence is from Anaerococcus sp. Marseille-Q7828.
CTTAAGTTCGCTTACTAAATCTTCATAACCAAGTTCTTCGAAAGCAAATCTCATCATTGTGTTTTTGTAAACTTTGTATTCTGAGTTACCTTCTCTAAATTTGCTACGTAGGTCAGTGATCTCTTGTACGTCCATTCTATCAAAACTTACAAGAGTTGTTGATTTTGCGTTTTCAATCTTTTCTTTGATTTCATTTACAACTACTTGTTTAGCTGCTATAGCTTTTTCGCTCACTTTTTCACCTCCTAAAGGCTAACTTGTGGTAAATATAAAAATCCCCAACAAAGCTAAGCATGACTTACCATGCTTACACCGGTGGGGATGTAAGTTTTTCTCTTCCCACCTATACGCAATTATTAAACCCTAGGGTCTGCGTAGTCTTTGGTAGCCTGTTTATTTGACTATGATATTATATCACAGTTTTTTAATTTTGCAAATATTTTTATTATCTTTCTACTAGATCCATAGCTCTTTGTGGAGATAATTTTACACCAGGTCCCATTGTTGATGCAACAGTTACTGATCTTAGATATTTACCCTTAGCTGCTGCTGGCTTATCTTTTACAACTGCAGTAAGTAGTGCACGGATGTTTTCAGCTAATTTTTCATTACCAAATGAAACTTTTCCTGTTGGAACGTGGATTAGGTTTGCTTTGTCAGTTCTGTATTCTACTTTACCAGCTTTTACTTCTGCGATAGCTTGTTTAACATCCATTGTTACTGTTCCAGTTTTTGGGTTTGGCATCATACCTTGTGGTCCAAGGATTCTTGCAACTCTACCAACTGTAGCCATCATATCTGGTGTTGCTATTACAACGTCAAAGTCTAACCAGTTTTCTTTTTGGATTTTTTCTGCTAGTTCTGCTCCACCTGCGTAGTCTGCACCAGCTTCGATTGCTTCGTCAATTCTATCTTCCTTTACGAAAGCAAGGATTTTTTGTGTTTTACCTGTTCCGTGTGGAAGAATGATTGTACCACGTACTTGTTGGTCAGCGTGTCTGCTATCTACACCAAGTTTTAAGTGAAGTTCTACTGTCTCGTCAAATTTAGCTTTTGCTGATTG
It contains:
- the rplA gene encoding 50S ribosomal protein L1, with the translated sequence MAKRGKKYLESKKAYDSTKEYELEEALKIVEQSAKAKFDETVELHLKLGVDSRHADQQVRGTIILPHGTGKTQKILAFVKEDRIDEAIEAGADYAGGAELAEKIQKENWLDFDVVIATPDMMATVGRVARILGPQGMMPNPKTGTVTMDVKQAIAEVKAGKVEYRTDKANLIHVPTGKVSFGNEKLAENIRALLTAVVKDKPAAAKGKYLRSVTVASTMGPGVKLSPQRAMDLVER